In the Malania oleifera isolate guangnan ecotype guangnan chromosome 1, ASM2987363v1, whole genome shotgun sequence genome, one interval contains:
- the LOC131146240 gene encoding uncharacterized protein LOC131146240: MGWEMEVQGWSQYKLVKKLQALKSPLRTLNSTHFSHISTRAENDMSELIELQQMLHDSSKDEELQRKELLGRESQTSVIDPQIITNGIILNRSQGEQMITLVSDEEIKAALFNIGDLKSPSPDGYSACFFKRAWRMVGKDVSLAIKEFFESRKLLKQLNHTVIALIPKSNHVVIVQEYRPIACCNVIYKTIAKILAERIKPCLEELVCLAQSAFVKQKSMIKNICLVQEIVRKYARKRVSLRCLLKIDLKKAYDSISWKFVKDMLVHLNFSRTMVGWIMQCVSTSFSLSLNGGYHGMRANNMKSNILFAGIKDIELEKIRRVTNFQDGDFPFRYLGILLAASRLNKVHYSPLINRIADLLSGWPKHTISYAGRMELINSVIQGIECFYLTIFPIPKSVMDHVVRLCRTFLWGDRRKPPVA, translated from the exons ATGGGGTGGGAGATGGAAGTTCAAGGATGGAGCCAATACAAACTGGTTAAAAAATTACAGGCTTTGAAGAGTCCATTGAGAACCCTCAACTCTACTCACTTTTCTCATATATCTACAAGGGCTGAAAATGATATGTCTGAGCTTATTGAGCTCCAGCAAATGCTGCATGACTCCTCGAAGGATGAGGAACTCCAAAGAAAg GAGCTACTGGGTAGGGAATCTCAAACTAGTGTTATTGATCCTCAAATCATAACGAATGGGATAATACTTAATAGATCCCAAGGTGAACAGATGATTACCCTAGTTTCAGATGAAGAAATAAAAGCAGCACTATTTAACATTGGGGATCTAAAGTCTCCAAGTCCTGATGGCTACTCAGCTTGTTTTTTCAAGAGGGCTTGGCGTATGGTTGGGAAGGATGTCTCCTTAGCTATTAAGGAATTCTTTGAATCTAGGAAATTATTAAAGCAGCTAAATCACACAGTTATTGCTCTCATCCCAAAATCCAATCATGTTGTTATTGTTCAGGAATATAGACCTATAGCATGCTGCAATGTGATATACAAGACAATTGCTAAAATCCTTGCTGAAAGGATTAAGCCATGTTTGGAAGAGTTGGTATGCCTTGCTCAGTCTGCATTTGTGAAACAAAAGAGTATGATTAAAAATATATGCCTTGTCCAAGAGATTGTTAGAAAATATGCAAGGAAAAGGGTCTCTCTGAGATGTTTGTTAAAAATTGATCTCAAGAAGGCATATGATTCCATCTCTTGGAAGTTTGTGAAGGATATGCTGGTGCATTTGAACTTCTCGAGAACTATGGTTGGTTGGATCATGCAGTGTGTGTCCACTTCCTTCTCCCTTTCTTTAAATGGAGGAtatcatg GGATGAGAGCTAACAATATGAAATCAAACATTCTATTTGCTGGTATTAAAGATATTGAGCTGGAGAAAATTAGAAGAGTAACTAACTTCCAGGATGGGGACTTTCCATTTAGATATCTGGGCATCCTATTGGCAGCATCTCGATTGAACAAAGTACACTATAGCCCCCTGATTAACAGAATTGCTGATCTATTGAGTGGATGGCCTAAACACACTATTTCCTATGCAGGGAGGATGGAATTGATCAATTCAGTAATACAAGGGATAGAATGCTTCTACTTAACCATTTTTCCTATTCCAAAATCTGTTATGGACCACGTTGTAAGACTCTGTAGAACTTTCCTCTGGGGTGATAGAAGGAAGCCCCCGGTAGCTTGA
- the LOC131166299 gene encoding non-specific lipid transfer protein GPI-anchored 15 — protein MASKVAAQLVAAAIIVLVVAEGVVKEVGAAGECGGTPINNAAASLSPCLGAAQNPRATVRASCCSKVSALIRTNPRCLCAVLLSPLAKQAGINLGIAITIPKRCNIRNRPAGKKCGKYTVP, from the exons ATGGCCTCCAAAGTAGCAGCTCAGCTGGTGGCGGCGGCGATCATCGTGTTGGTGGTTGCAGAGGGGGTTGTCAAGGAAGTGGGGGCGGCGGGGGAGTGCGGGGGCACGCCCATTAACAACGCCGCGGCCAGCTTGAGCCCCTGCTTGGGGGCCGCCCAGAATCCCAGAGCTACAGTTCGAGCGTCGTGCTGCAgcaaggtgagtgccttgatcaGGACTAACCCCAGATGCCTGTGCGCTGTTCTGCTTTCGCCTTTGGCCAAGCAGGCTGGGATAAATCTTGGCATTGCCATTACCATTCCCAAGCGCTGCAACATCAGAAACAGACCCGCCGGCAAGAAATGTGGAA AGTACACCGTCCCATGA